In Spodoptera frugiperda isolate SF20-4 chromosome 1, AGI-APGP_CSIRO_Sfru_2.0, whole genome shotgun sequence, the following are encoded in one genomic region:
- the LOC118273334 gene encoding uricase has product MPWASINRIYAKPSNTSSMEAPPASSSLKAQALTASADTGGRFELSDHGYGKSAVKLLHVQRDADYHSIREYEVFTELKLHSETAYVLGDNKDVVATDSQKNTVYLLAKKHGVKTPEEFGAVVVSHFLYMYKQVVEARCKVVEYPWERLHAEAPHNHAFVFSPTATRWCQVSQARHEAVTVKSGLSGLRVLKTTQSAFVDFVQDEYTTLTDAAERIFSTVVEAEWIYDNMRTADFDNAWLTVKDAILDKFAGPADIGVYSPSVQHTLYQAEKTVLEKVPEINWIKMTMPNKHYLNIDMSKFPANVTKGDPNHNIYQPIDKPAGLIYAQLRRKPKSHL; this is encoded by the exons ATGCCGTGGGCAAGCATCAACAG AATTTACGCGAAACCATCGAACACCAGCTCAATGGAAGCACCACCTGCCAGCAGCAGCCTCAAGGCTCAAGCTTTGACGGCGTCTGCTGATACAGGTGGTCGTTTTGAATTGAGCGACCACGGCTACGGCAAAAGTGCTGTCAAACTCCTTCATGTACAACGAGATGCTGATTACCATTCCATCAGAGAATACGAAGTGTTCACGGAATTAAAACTGCACTCCGAAACTGCGTATGTTTTGGGAGACAACAAGGACGTGGTGGCTACAGATTCGCAGAAGAACACTGTGTATCTGTTGGCAAAGAAGCACGGAGTGAAGACTCCAGAAGAGTTTGGTGCAGTGGTAGTGAGCCACTTCTTGTACATGTACAAGCAAGTGGTGGAGGCTAGATGTAAAGTAGTAGAGTACCCTTGGGAGCGGCTTCACGCGGAGGCTCCTCATAACCACGCGTTCGTGTTCTCCCCGACTGCGACCAGGTGGTGTCAAGTGAGCCAAGCTCGTCACG AGGCAGTGACTGTGAAATCCGGTTTAAGTGGTCTCCGTGTACTTAAAACAACACAGTCAGCGTTCGTAGACTTCGTTCAAGACGAATACACCACACTAACAGATGCCGCAGAAAGAATATTCAG TACCGTGGTGGAAGCTGAATGGATCTACGACAATATGCGTACGGCTGACTTCGACAATGCCTGGCTAACTGTCAAGGACGCCATTTTGGACAAATTCGCGGGTCCCGCAGACATTGGCGTGTACTCGCCATCGGTTCAACACACCCTGTACCAAGCTGAGAAGACTGTATTAGAAAAAGTTCCAGAG ATCAATTGGATCAAAATGACAATGCCGAACAAGCACTACCTCAATATTGATATGTCAAAATTCCCCGCGAATGTGACAAAAGGAGACCCCAACCACAATATCTATCAACCTATCGACAAGCCAGCCGGCCTCATCTACGCGCAGCTACGCCGCAAGCCCAAGAGTCACTTGTGA